In the genome of Halapricum salinum, one region contains:
- a CDS encoding DUF7288 family protein: protein MVNRGQAHTLEAVVAALLLLSSLVFALQITAVTPLSASTSNQHIENQQQASAAGILSIASQNGDLKRSVLYWNATGQRFHNGTINGYYTETMPTEFGRSLEEAFGDRGIAYNVYVTYTEPDGGVVRDEMIYRGEPSDNAVMASRTLVLTNESRLRTEELGLGPQIDSDNFYAPDIEDGGYHNTIRVEVVVWRI, encoded by the coding sequence ATGGTGAACCGAGGACAGGCCCACACGCTCGAGGCCGTCGTCGCAGCCCTGTTGTTGCTGTCGAGCCTCGTCTTCGCACTCCAGATCACGGCCGTGACACCGTTGTCTGCCAGTACGTCGAACCAGCACATCGAGAATCAGCAGCAGGCCAGCGCTGCGGGGATCCTGTCGATCGCCAGTCAGAACGGAGACCTGAAACGGTCGGTGTTGTACTGGAACGCGACCGGCCAGCGGTTCCACAACGGGACGATCAACGGCTACTACACGGAGACGATGCCGACCGAGTTCGGCCGGTCGCTGGAGGAGGCGTTCGGGGATCGCGGGATCGCCTACAACGTCTACGTCACCTACACCGAGCCGGACGGCGGCGTGGTCCGTGACGAGATGATATATCGGGGCGAGCCCAGCGACAACGCCGTGATGGCGAGTCGAACGCTCGTATTGACCAACGAGAGCCGGCTCCGGACCGAAGAGCTGGGACTCGGGCCGCAGATCGACTCGGATAACTTCTACGCGCCAGACATCGAGGACGGCGGGTACCACAACACGATCCGCGTGGAGGTGGTCGTGTGGCGGATCTGA
- a CDS encoding DUF7261 family protein yields the protein MADLNGRRTSRGGERAQIMLVAAFVLAVTFIALAVMLNSVIYTENLATRGEDAHGSEAIAYRADMAAGTERLIEHVNENQTGESYDDHVANLTTSIAAMDNGTAPIVATGGTRTKVSVMSVTRGTRIGQFNTARNFTDVGATTDWELANSIEGTRAFRINITDSSQLVEEDLISFLGGGIDPFTVRVDDGTDDWAVRIYEDDTTDNVIVDVEGAGECEVGENPEIDLTAGTINGEPCGPLSFGDGVSTPYSLRYEQADQIQGNFSLVVDSTSFTSSHYSADEDTPFADDQAIYAATIRVLHESADHVYATDAEAIPGENDA from the coding sequence GTGGCGGATCTGAACGGCCGTCGGACCAGCCGCGGCGGCGAGCGAGCCCAGATCATGCTCGTCGCGGCGTTCGTGCTGGCGGTGACGTTCATCGCGCTCGCCGTGATGTTGAACTCGGTGATCTACACCGAGAATCTGGCGACACGTGGCGAGGACGCCCACGGCTCGGAAGCGATCGCCTACCGAGCAGACATGGCCGCCGGAACCGAACGGCTCATCGAACACGTCAACGAGAACCAGACCGGAGAGTCCTACGACGACCACGTCGCGAATCTCACCACGTCGATCGCCGCGATGGACAATGGCACAGCACCGATCGTCGCGACCGGCGGCACCCGGACCAAGGTTTCGGTGATGAGCGTAACGCGTGGAACGCGTATCGGACAGTTCAACACCGCACGGAACTTCACGGACGTCGGTGCAACCACCGACTGGGAACTGGCGAACTCCATCGAGGGGACGCGCGCGTTCAGAATCAACATCACAGATTCGAGTCAACTGGTCGAGGAGGACCTCATCTCGTTCCTGGGTGGGGGTATCGATCCATTCACCGTCCGTGTCGACGACGGCACCGACGACTGGGCAGTCCGGATCTACGAAGACGACACGACGGACAACGTCATCGTCGACGTCGAGGGGGCCGGAGAGTGTGAAGTCGGTGAGAACCCGGAGATCGACCTCACTGCCGGGACCATCAACGGCGAGCCCTGTGGGCCGCTATCGTTCGGAGACGGTGTCTCGACGCCGTACTCGCTGCGCTACGAGCAGGCCGATCAGATCCAGGGCAACTTCTCGCTGGTCGTCGATTCGACCAGTTTCACCAGTAGCCACTACAGTGCTGACGAGGACACGCCCTTTGCGGACGATCAGGCCATCTACGCGGCGACGATCCGCGTCCTGCACGAGTCGGCAGATCACGTCTACGCGACCGACGCAGAGGCGATCCCGGGTGAGAACGATGCGTAA
- a CDS encoding DUF7266 family protein — protein sequence MRKKGQFDGDDRGVSMTVSYILGLSIAFLLVIGLFLTAGDFVTEQRETSIRTEMEVLGEQIATDITLADRMAQTTTDNETVVVRRSLPSRVSGTGYTISVTGGDDPYLVLTSQDPEITVEAEFSNQTDVEMSRLNGGSILVNYTDSDTLEVQRSDR from the coding sequence ATGCGTAAGAAAGGACAGTTCGACGGCGACGACCGCGGCGTCTCGATGACGGTCAGCTACATCCTCGGGCTGTCGATCGCCTTCCTGCTGGTGATCGGGCTGTTCCTCACGGCCGGCGATTTCGTCACCGAGCAGCGCGAGACGAGCATCCGCACGGAGATGGAAGTCCTGGGCGAACAGATCGCCACCGACATCACGCTGGCCGACCGAATGGCACAAACGACGACCGACAACGAAACCGTCGTCGTCAGGCGGTCACTCCCCTCCAGGGTCAGCGGGACGGGATATACGATCAGCGTGACTGGCGGCGACGATCCCTATCTCGTGTTGACCTCACAGGACCCGGAGATAACGGTCGAGGCCGAGTTCTCCAACCAGACCGACGTCGAGATGAGCCGACTCAACGGCGGGTCGATACTGGTGAACTACACCGACAGCGACACGCTGGAAGTCCAGCGGAGTGATCGATAG
- a CDS encoding DUF7289 family protein, giving the protein MSEVLGFALVFALVVSTVILVALIGFGSLEETRDAEELNNAERAFDVLADNMADIYEEGAPSRATEISLQSAQLQVGDPIMMNVSAINASGGTEVNQFPIDPIVFESGDSKVLYAGGATFRTQGDNGVMVAGPPLVNASENLLLPIVQTRHRGDVTSTSGQTVRVRAVNRQRRSVPGFNEDPTSHQKIILNITSPRAGLWKSYLTEQQQLSCVTPREDNVRCTVDDPESVFLTRTLIIYEFET; this is encoded by the coding sequence TTGAGCGAAGTCCTCGGGTTCGCGCTGGTGTTCGCGCTGGTCGTCTCGACGGTGATTCTGGTCGCGTTGATCGGGTTCGGATCGCTCGAAGAGACGCGCGACGCCGAGGAACTCAACAACGCCGAGCGCGCGTTCGACGTGCTCGCGGACAACATGGCCGACATCTACGAGGAAGGTGCGCCGAGTCGAGCGACCGAGATTAGCCTCCAGAGCGCCCAGCTACAGGTCGGCGATCCGATCATGATGAACGTCTCGGCTATCAACGCGTCGGGCGGGACAGAGGTCAACCAGTTCCCGATCGACCCCATCGTCTTCGAGAGCGGTGATTCGAAGGTCCTCTACGCCGGTGGGGCGACGTTTCGCACACAGGGAGACAACGGCGTGATGGTGGCGGGCCCGCCGCTGGTCAACGCCTCCGAGAATCTCCTGCTCCCGATCGTCCAGACGCGCCACCGCGGAGACGTCACGAGTACGAGCGGCCAGACGGTCCGCGTGCGGGCCGTGAATCGTCAGCGCCGGTCCGTGCCCGGATTCAACGAGGATCCGACCAGCCACCAGAAGATCATCCTCAATATAACGTCGCCGCGAGCCGGCCTGTGGAAGTCCTATCTCACGGAGCAACAGCAACTGTCGTGTGTCACACCTCGCGAGGACAACGTCCGCTGTACGGTCGACGATCCCGAGTCGGTGTTCCTGACGCGGACGTTGATCATCTACGAGTTCGAGACCTGA
- a CDS encoding DUF7289 family protein, with protein sequence MTDTFSRAQSETIGFVLIFALVIAGAGLTVAIGGSGILDTQSSIEYQRAENSMTLFDSRAAMVALGDSGGQTVSLGQGGGAVSVHEGDGWLRVTHHNYTAENPPHSEVIFNESLGKVVYESDSGIIAYQGGGVWQVEGNGDARMVSPPEFHYRGATLTLPAIRVNGEGSASGSVDMNVRPLQQARLVYPNRTTDEDDGVGAPYDETASTDYRNYTNPIRTGTVNVTVKSEYADGWESYFRQRTTGEVTRDGEKVTLTLSTISGPPGEFELPTFGTEDYVEASGIGEDHPLDQFDTSLVYGNGGGTNEFSYWHENESGAQWELHISPDISGNFDCGDTTDVYVAQYYYNGSSHEEYELWETTIPASSSAVTWGCNDGEPQLTLDLTSTDSATEMAYSDSGVSTGGGSGGSVCDGNQWCFGSNINDWSMKNEVTLDGHGSISSCEPGTYTQGDTSTGCMLGDIVDHYLSEAGPNIRLHAKTGPGGSTPIQQDPSQGTLLYQESTAGRFVTFLHITKNEIEVSLDA encoded by the coding sequence ATGACCGACACGTTCTCGCGGGCCCAGTCGGAGACGATCGGGTTCGTCCTCATCTTCGCACTCGTCATCGCGGGTGCGGGATTGACCGTCGCTATCGGCGGGAGCGGGATCCTCGACACTCAGTCGAGTATCGAGTACCAGCGCGCGGAGAACTCGATGACGCTGTTCGACTCTCGTGCAGCGATGGTCGCCCTCGGCGACTCGGGCGGACAGACCGTCTCGCTCGGGCAAGGCGGTGGGGCAGTCTCCGTCCACGAGGGCGACGGCTGGCTGCGCGTGACACATCACAACTACACGGCGGAGAATCCACCACACAGCGAAGTGATATTCAACGAGTCGCTCGGAAAGGTCGTCTACGAGAGTGACTCGGGGATCATCGCCTATCAGGGCGGTGGCGTCTGGCAGGTCGAGGGCAACGGCGACGCGCGGATGGTCTCCCCACCCGAGTTTCACTACCGCGGAGCGACGTTGACGCTGCCGGCGATCCGGGTCAACGGGGAGGGTTCGGCGAGCGGGAGCGTCGATATGAACGTGCGCCCGCTCCAGCAGGCACGGCTCGTCTATCCGAATCGGACGACCGACGAGGACGACGGCGTCGGTGCACCGTACGACGAGACAGCCTCGACTGACTACCGCAACTACACCAACCCCATTCGCACCGGGACCGTCAACGTCACTGTCAAGAGCGAGTACGCCGACGGGTGGGAATCGTACTTCAGACAGCGGACGACGGGTGAGGTCACCAGAGACGGTGAGAAAGTGACGCTGACGCTCTCGACCATCTCGGGGCCGCCCGGCGAGTTCGAACTGCCGACGTTCGGGACCGAAGACTACGTCGAAGCCTCGGGAATCGGCGAGGATCACCCGCTTGATCAGTTCGACACTTCGCTCGTCTACGGCAACGGTGGCGGGACGAACGAGTTCTCCTACTGGCACGAAAACGAGTCCGGAGCCCAGTGGGAATTACACATCTCGCCGGATATCTCCGGGAATTTCGACTGCGGCGACACAACCGACGTCTACGTCGCCCAGTATTACTACAACGGCAGCAGCCACGAGGAGTACGAGCTCTGGGAGACGACGATTCCGGCCAGTTCCAGCGCGGTCACGTGGGGCTGTAACGACGGCGAGCCGCAGCTCACTCTCGACCTCACCAGTACCGACAGCGCCACCGAGATGGCCTACAGTGACAGCGGCGTCAGCACGGGCGGCGGTAGTGGCGGCAGTGTCTGTGACGGCAACCAGTGGTGTTTCGGCTCGAACATCAACGACTGGTCGATGAAAAACGAGGTCACGCTCGACGGCCACGGTTCGATCAGCAGTTGCGAGCCCGGGACTTACACGCAGGGTGATACCAGTACGGGCTGTATGCTCGGGGACATCGTCGACCACTACCTGAGCGAGGCTGGACCGAACATCAGACTACACGCCAAGACCGGGCCGGGCGGGAGCACGCCGATCCAGCAAGATCCCTCGCAGGGGACGCTGCTCTATCAGGAGTCGACGGCCGGTCGGTTCGTGACGTTCCTGCACATCACCAAAAACGAAATCGAGGTCAGCCTGGACGCCTGA
- a CDS encoding 30S ribosomal protein S15, translating to MARMHTRRRGSSSSDKPVADEPPEWSDVDEDAIEQRVVELAEDGHSPSQIGLKLRDEGVQGTPIPDVKLATGKKVTEILEENDAEGDLPEDLYNLFERAVRLREHMNENPGDHQNKRALQNTQSKIRRLVDYYRGDELDEDFKYTYDVAKEYLE from the coding sequence ATGGCACGAATGCACACACGCCGCCGCGGCTCGTCCAGTTCGGACAAGCCCGTGGCAGACGAACCGCCGGAGTGGAGTGACGTAGACGAAGACGCGATCGAACAGCGCGTCGTCGAGCTGGCCGAAGACGGCCACAGCCCCAGCCAGATCGGGCTGAAGCTGCGCGACGAGGGCGTTCAGGGCACGCCGATCCCTGACGTCAAGCTCGCGACGGGCAAGAAAGTCACCGAGATTCTCGAAGAGAACGACGCCGAGGGCGACCTGCCCGAGGACCTCTACAACCTCTTCGAGCGCGCCGTTCGCCTGCGCGAGCACATGAACGAGAACCCTGGTGACCACCAGAACAAGCGCGCCCTGCAGAACACCCAGTCGAAGATCCGCCGCCTGGTCGATTACTACCGCGGCGACGAACTCGACGAGGACTTCAAATACACCTACGACGTCGCCAAAGAGTACCTCGAGTAG